Proteins found in one Arachis stenosperma cultivar V10309 chromosome 8, arast.V10309.gnm1.PFL2, whole genome shotgun sequence genomic segment:
- the LOC130943332 gene encoding F-box protein FBW2, with protein MEETSDFRNWDELIPDALGVIFTNLSLQERVTVIPIVCKSWARAVAGPYCWQEIDIKEWSSRCQPEQLDRMLEMLVERSCGSLRKLCVSGLQNERIFTVIAENACSLQTLRLPRSSMSDSIVEQIAGRLSMISFLDVSYCLKMGAHGLEMIGKNCKLLEGLCRNMHPLDTAGKPLKDDEANAIASTMPKLKHLEMAYHLISTSGVLQILSNCPKLEFLDQRGCWGVTLDNLFLKQKFPKLQVLGPLVLDTHDSDGWEDFSDISDSSEYLAWDFVAGGEGEYYVDDDSDSYEGMWNDEDERLLDELHFRFYEGIEDAGMYWPPSP; from the exons ATGGAAGAAACTTCTGATTTTCGAAATTGGGATGAGTTGATTCCTGATGCATTAGGTGTAATCTTCACCAACCTCTCTCTGCAAGAGAGGGTGACTGTGATCCCAATTGTATGCAAATCATGGGCTAGAGCAGTAGCTGGACCTTACTGCTGGCAAGAGATAGACATCAAAGAATGGAGCAGCCGGTGCCAGCCGGAGCAGCTCGACCGGATGCTCGAAATGCTAGTCGAAAGAAGCTGCGGATCGCTCCGAAAACTGTGTGTTTCTGGTCTCCAAAATGAGAGGATCTTCACTGTCATTGCTGAAAA TGCCTGCTCCCTCCAGACTTTGCGACTGCCGCGGAGCAGTATGAGTGATTCCATTGTGGAACAGATTGCTGGAAGGCTTTCCATGATTTCATTCTTGGATGTGAGCTACTGTCTCAAAATGGGTGCGCACGGGCTAGAGATGATCGGCAAGAACTGCAAACTACTAGAAGGATTGTGCCGGAACATGCACCCATTGGACACAGCTGGGAAGCCCTTAAAAGATGATGAGGCAAATGCAATTGCCTCCACGATGCCGAAGCTGAAGCATCTCGAAATGGCTTACCACCTAATCAGCACCTCGGGTGTTCTTCAAATCCTCTCAAACTGCCCTAAGCTCGAGTTCTTGGATCAGAGGGGGTGTTGGGGCGTCACACTCGATAACTTGTTCTTGAAGCAGAAATTTCCAAAGCTGCAGGTCTTGGGGCCGCTTGTTCTCGACACCCACGATAGCGATGGATGGGAAGACTTCTCAGATATTTCGGATTCTTCCGAGTATTTGGCATGGGATTTTGTGGCTGGTGGCGAGGGCGAATACTATGTGGATGATGATAGTGATAGTTATGAAGGGATGTGGAATGATGAAGATGAAAGGTTGTTAGATGAGCTTCATTTCAGGTTTTATGAAGGGATAGAAGATGCTGGAATGTATTGGCCTCCATCTCCTTAA